The genomic stretch AATTTGACATCTCAAACAGTTCAGATAGCTCTGCATCATAAGGCTATACCAAAAAACCCACTTTGTCTctattatatttttactttgacatatGTTTTATTTGCTTTGCATAAAATGTGCTCAAGAAATCTGTGATGATTCCACAGACGAGCACACAGACATtgtcacaaacaaatcattTGGTGTCAAAGCCATCGAGACGTCCTTTCTCATCACACCGTGCCAATATTTTTTGCTGCATAGATAAACATTTCATTGCGATTTGATTCGATTTTCAGATAACCCATCTGAAGAGTTTGGGGCAGAGATTGGGCAACAGAATCTTTTAGGTGTCACGAGCCTCAAAACTTCTGGGTAAAGTTTTCAGGGAAAACACCTTTGGCGGTTGCATCTTTCTCCTGCAACCACTTAGACTCCTTCACGCCCATGAGCCAGCCATcgtcctgcagagagacacatgagtgATGGACAGCTACACAAGGCTTGCTTGAAATTTTCAAAGTGGTAGCCAGGACTTATGGTAACAAATAAAGTATGACTTGCAAAGAAAATTGTAGTTAAGCAGTGTAGACTTAATTCTAATTCTACTTTCCAATTAGTAATCCTCTTTATCACACTATCAAAATGTTAAGTTGTTTACCCTCATTATACTAACATATggatgtcaaaataaaagtcacaataaaagaaaggaggtggtgtttttcatttggGACAAATTGAAACAttgatggatttaaaaaagttaatttaaaataaatggaaataaaagtaattacagAAGAGGCAAATACAGATGGAAAAGTTTAACTTGGACGTCACTGACCTGTTCGTCCGGGTTGTCAAAGCCCATAACAAGCACAATATCTCCcatcttcagctccagctcatCGCCGTCAGTGGCGTCGTAGTCGTGTATCGCTTTTACCTGGAGAGAAATAAGGCCAGAAGCCAAAATAAAGGTTAAGATCACATATGGACCCTGCTGTATAAACCCAATAGTAATTTGTTTCATAAGCAGGAGTACGTTGGTGGTGGATTTTCACCTTGTAGATAAATCCTGGAGGGAGTTCGCCGTCAGAGCCATTGGTCACAGCACTCTGCGCCAAAAAAATAAGCAGAATCCAGGTATATTGTTAAGGAAGTCTGAGATTGGAAATCTGGGGTATTCCACTcaaagagggggggaaaaaaacagagaaagagttTTTTCTGACTTTCTCCAGATTTCTCGACTTCCAGGCTTCTACCTATGTTTATTTCAAACCCCACTGAGGTCCCACCTGCCTCCCTATATCCACCCAACTCTACCTGCTCCCCTGCATCGCCCCAGCCTCCCTGTCCCACATTGGCGCCAGCGTCATCCCAATTGGGCTCCGTGTACGGCTGAGCTGCAGAGCCTTGGTCGGCGTTCCAGCTTCCCTGGGCCGCCTCTGCGTCGACCCAACTGGGCTGAGTGCAGCTCTGGGCGGCGGCTTCGTTGTGATCCCAGCCACCATGGGCCTCTGCTGGGAACTGGTCGCCATCGGGCTGTGGTTCCTGCTTTGCCGGGGGCTGTTCCTGCTTTGCCGTGGGCTGTTCCTGCTCTGCCGCGGGCTGTTCCTTCTCTGCCGTGGGCTGTTCCTGCTATGGAGGTCAGGGGTTGTGGGTCATTGTGGTGGGTTTGGAAGCGAGTGGAAGGGTAGGTAGTTGGATGGGAGGAGGACGCATTGTACAGTAGAGAGAAGGTGCAAGAGGAGCATTGAGTTGGCAAGGGTTGCCAACCCAGGGTTGTTGTTGgaaaagcagaggaaggaggttTTGATTGAAAAATAATGCAGTTTATTTCTTAGTCCATAAGTATAGAAAAATATAGCAAGAAGAGTAGTTGTGGTTTTGTGCTCTAAACCCGTCCTTACCCATGAGTCCCATGATGGCGTCTTCCGTGCGGCAGTAAGAGACAAGACAACTTGTAAGACGAAAGTGTGCAAAAGGTTTTCCATCATAATCTTTCCCGACTTATTTTTGCAAACAAGCATCATTGGAGCAACACAATAGTTTTTTCTGGATCATCAAACTGATTCTACACACAGAGCTTTAGAAATAAGAGCTCAGAGGCTCTGGAACAACCTGCCTGAGCAAATACTGCAGGCAAGTCAGtagcttcctttaaatcaaagattAAAACGTACTTATATCAGACCACATTACCTGATTTTACCCAATTCTAGTATTTAGTATTGTATTGGGAGGTCATGTTTAAGTTTctgcaacacattttttttaaataactgaccctgaatacatttttcatgtattatAACTTGTGtgccttttatttttgaagcacAGTGTGACAACACCTATTCCCAGGTGTGGGCAAGCACCAAATGTACTATGAACAATAAATGCATTTACTCTCAACTAaatttttgttcatatttactTAAAGTTTATTATTGAGAGCTTTTATATCATCAATAAATCAGTATCAAGCAAAGcaaacatgcagattgaggCTGGGCATGCACAAAGAAAACCATGCAGTGGATTTGTTCAAGTTAGAACTtaattcacactcacacacacacacacacacacacacacactcacatacatcAATATTTTCTGAGCCCCAGATGACGTCGACTACATTTACATGCAGTCTAACATTTAATTCTTTGCACTATAAGAGAGACGTGATAACATCTTCATGAACAGTCTGCGgcattttgtatatatttggaGTTTTACTAATATTTCTTCACCTGAaatagtcaaattaaaaaacacgtTGGCTTTGTTTAACGTCACAGTAACGTGTGGACACGACACAGTATCCTTAGCCGAAGCGGCTGCGCTGTAGCTCGTATTAAACTGGATGCAAACACAGTCTCTGACGCCTCAGCTCCGACGGAAATGTCATCCTCATCAAAGCACACCCACCTTGGAAGCTGGAGATGTGACGGGCTGTAAAACCTCCACATCCCAGTCCAGCAGGCTGACCCCAGACCAGGGCTCGCActgcctcccacacacacacacacatacacgagGTGAGGAGGGTTAACTGCGATGATTATATGACCTTTCAATGTGAAGAGACACGTTCAGCAGAAGCCGAGAGTTATAAGAAAATTTTAAATTCTTCATCCTCATATTCCCATGTGTGTTTCCCAGATAGACACTTATAAGGAAGTGTATAAATGCCAGTTGTAAATGTGCTGCTATATTTTCAAGTATATTATCTCATGCTatacatttcaaacacataCACTTATGTTGTATATGTCACAGAGCTTGGATTGACCTgactcctgcaaacacacacttggacTTCAAATAATATTTAGGCTGCCCATTACTTTCATATTGTTGAAGTACAAcaagtaaaagataaaaaactTTATAAAAGTAATCTGTGATTGCCTTTAAAAATTAAAACGTAATCATTTTCCAGTATAATATTGCATTTATTTGAGTGTATAGTTGCATAATGAACctaaacataacaaaacatattaTGAAGAAATTCATAatggctttttaaaatgaatggatTGAAATTAGATACTGTGCTGCGATAATGCACCGCCTCATTTGAGTTAGTGTCACTGACCTCCAAACTAACCATATTTTCTACACATGCTTATGACTAAAATAAATCATTGCCCAACAAAGATAAGTCCTTTCCCTCTGTGGATGCAGTCACGCACAAATTATATATTGGTTTTAAGAAAGACTAAGACGTAGGAGGTGGCCGGTCAGTCTGACCTGCTgtgtcgtcgtcgtcgtcgtggCGGAGTCGGCGTTAGAGTCAGGCACCGAGGCCTCGTCGTCAAACAGGCTGACTTGGTGCTGGGCCGGGTCCGGAGACAGCGACGGCCTGGGGGGAGGCCGACTGGGAGGAGGGCCGGGCCTCTGCACCGCCAGGAGGGGTTAAATCAAGACCACACACATGCCGAGCAGTGACAGACAGTTAGGTTAGTACACACAACATGATCGATGAGGATTTTTTTCTTGATAATTTTCTCCTGAAACCTTAACACATCTACAGGaagtttatagtttttattcacAACTACAGCATATCCTTTCTTTAAagtcttttctttaaaatgaatcatttaaTTAATCATTACTTTTTTCTCCATGgtattttatttagatttattattattattattagaagtaGAATCTTGCATTTCTCTAATTGAAATCTGAATGATTACAGGACTGGTGCTTTGGTGTTTTTACAGTAGATTGATTCACATTGCATGTAAAGTCTAAGCCTAAATCAAGTGGACATAGtcagtgtgtttccttttttaccTTTGGTGCTGAACTGGCCGATTCGCTGATGTCGGCTTCCtcactgagagaggagaaaaagacgAGAGGGAAGGAGCCAGAGGaagatattgaaaataaaagaggGGGGATatgaggagggagaaagagaataTGTAGGTTATAACAGagagtgaagagaggagaaagacagacaacaacaaaaaacaagcatCTGCTGTATCTCAACAGGTGACACGTGGTCGGCCTCACGGTCCGATACCCGGAGCAATACATGCACCTGACACCATCTATACGCAGAACGGGATCGTCAGATGTAAAAGtctcacacaaaacaaccaaacaggATGAGTCACTTCAACACAGAAGTTCGACGAAGCAAAGAAAGTTAAAGGTTTGAGTCCCGGATCAGATCCAGAAATGTGGACACTCAGAAAACATCACCACAAAACAAGCTATATTACAAGGGGAAAAAAGTCACAATACACCAagctgttgtttattttatgatAAATTTAAGAAAGGCGTATTCTAAATATCACAGCATGTCCTTTAAAGGTCTGATTTTACTCTTGGACCTCTGGTTTAGTTTATTGATGAGCCTGTAGTTTAAGCCATGAGAAGCTGCATGCACAGCCAACGTGCACGAGATGAGGATCAGCGTGCAGCGGGTTTTACCTCTTTGCACCATCTTCTGTCTTTGCGGCTGCAGTACCATCTTTTCTGCAGTAGGACGCAGTGTTATGGACATCactcatgtgtttttttgttggtgtGTATTTAAACCAAAGTGTTGTAACCATGGAAGGGTTATTGCACAGGCCTACTGGGGTTAAGGCCCAGGAGCCCGAGCCGAGCTTGAAACTTAAAGTTTTTCTGTGACGTTTATTTATAGGGGGGGTCATCAGTGCTACAGAGAGCAACCACAAAGAAGCACACAAAAAGAAAcggctgcagggaaacacaaaaTAGCTACAGAGAGACGCAACAACCACAGGTACAAgcaaaaagaacacaaaaaaacccaaagagacacaaaatgaataaaaagatgaaaaacaaccacagcagATGCAAAATCCCAACAAAATAAGACCAAAAAGACTAAAAATGACTGCAAACGTGCATAACAACCACGAAATGGCCctaaagacacacaaaatgaccccacagagactcaaaatatataaaaagatgcaaaacaaccaCGGAAAGCTGCCTAACAACATCAGAAAGACACGACAGAGGCTCAAACTGCTTCCACACCAGGCCAGATGCAGGCAAAGCAACCACCCGCAGATGCAGAATGACCACAACAATGACAAAGACCCACAAAAAGATGCTTAACGACCACAAACGGATGCAACACAAAGCATGAAGGCACATTGACCACTCAGACTCTTGTCAGTGAGAGGATGGTACTTAGACATATCTGCGACCAGTGGCCTGTTTTCCTCATAACACGTCCATGGTTTTCAACAAAATCGGTCACTCACTTGAGCTGCCGCTGCTCCTCCAGTTTGGTCATGATGTCGTTCAGGTTTTGGCTGAGCTGAGGAGAGAAATAGGCAAACGTTACTGATCGATCGAATGATCAACACATCAGTTGGATCAGTCACATGTGTGCAGGTTTACACACCTTGCTCATATCTTTGTGGAACTTCTCCTGATGACCTGCCAGGCCCTGGAATGTGTTAACATAGACGCCAACACGActgcgaacacacacacacacgttaaaatATTTTGGACAAAGTGTAAACGGCAGATTTTGCAGGATAATGATAAAGAGCGTCCCACCTGTCCCATAGCGCAGGAAGCTCGTCTTGTAACTCCACGTTTAGCTCCTCAAAAATCTTCTGGGCTCGACCCAGGTCTTCCTCCGcctgcgcacgcacacacacacccacatttaattcaaatttcaaTCCGTCAATCCAAAatgtttgagaaagaaagtttTCCATGAGCACACGGGcacgcagacaaacacacacagggtttaaTAACTACAGACACGTGACTGCTGCGAGGCATTCAAATGACAGGGGTGAAAAGCAAATAATGAGGGTTTTTCTGTCAAATACAAATGGGGAGCTACGAAAGAAAGGATGGAAACAGTGGTTTTGATCGGGAATCTAATTATAGCGAGGCCCTGTACACGTGATCAGCACTTTGACCTCAAAGTATAAATAGTAAGTGTAAAAtaagcatttaaaatgtatcatgGGTGTCCGAATGCGTTTTACCGCCGCTCACAGCGCTGATCACGTGCAGCCAGCCTGAGGAGGAACCGGCCTGACAGTTttggggagaggggagaaggtGGGAGGTCAGTGATGAACCAGAGTTTCACCTGGTTGAAGGAGAGGTTAGTCTGAGCCACCTGGTGGGCTGATATCAAACCCTGAGCCCAGCTGGGAGCCGCCATCTCCAACAGGGCTGCTTGCTAACCACACACACCATGcacgagggagggaggaggaaagaagaggcAGATGTGGCagaacagaggggagagagagaaaaaagcaaacGAGAACAATTCAAGACAAACGCAACAAAAGGGTTAATCAGCATTTAGCATGGGCCAGTTTTAATTGATAGAGACATGTGTTAAACAGCAGCAGCGGTTTAAGGTGGTATGAACTGTTTATGCTTCAGTAATAGTCAACACCACCTTAATACCAAAAAGTTATTCCTTCAAACTTCagtaaaagcacacacacacacacaaacagcttaTTGGATAACACAAatatggcacacacacacacacacacacacacacacacacacacacacacacactcgcactaaCTCGTGGTTACCTTGGCGATCTTGGCCTCGtccttcttcttccctttctgtAAGGAGGCGAAGTGATGCCTGGCGCTGTCAAAGTCCACCATCTTCCTGTCGCGCTTTGCTATACGAGCCTGCGGGTCAGAATGTTCACGGTGAGATGATCACAACCCTTCAAATGAGATGTTACCACATTCGCACATTTGAAGAGGTGGATTAAGACTTTAACAAATGCAGAACAACCACAATAAGATGCAGAAAGGCAAGAAAAAGACTAAAATCGATCTCACAGAGGCTGAAAATTACtaaaaagatgcaaaacaaccCCAAACAGATGCTAAGTGACCACAGAATTCTTAAACCTTGAAGGTAAAACTAAAACTTGAGATACAGGCACCTTAATATCAGGAAACTGAGTCAGGTACGTGTCCATGGAGGTCACAGATTTGTCCGTGATGCTCTGGTGGTAGTCCAACCACAGCGTGTCTGtgtcctgaaacacacaatgcaacaacacaattcagaatataacaacaaaaataaatcacacagaTCTGTATAATGCGTTTTCACACTGCCGGACCTATTGTTGTGCTCATCAGCTTTTTTAGTTGCATTCTAAATATTTTTGAGCCAtttcaagacaaaaataatcataaatgtCAAACTTAAAATCAAAAGCCATTTTTCAGGACATGGTGCAATGTATTTAAggctttattttgaagtaaaataaatagcaactacatttaaatgtaactcTTACGACATATGATGCACAGTAACGTTTGCAGCCCCGCCGTGTGAAAACCACCGCAACTGCATGTTCTATCTATAACAGTTTTTATAGAGAAGATGAAAGTCTGCTCTAAAACCAAACCGAACTTCCTCTACTGCAGATCTGCTGCACCAGTGTCTCCCACGAGAGGGCAAACTGGAAACAATACCCACCAGAATAACTTTTcttcatgttctctctctctctctctgacagctgcagagtctcattcactttcatttgcaccttCAATAGTCAATGAATAACTGCCCCTCTATAAATAATGAACCCTCATCTGTGGGACACACTGGAAGCTTCCTGCGTTTTACCTCCAAGTTATTGTCCATCTCCTTCTCTATCATCTCCTTCAGGATGGAAGGAGAGACGCATGCAGTtaggagaaagaaagggaagaaaaaaaaaaaggaagggaaAGACACCGGAGCGTGAGACATCCCTCTCCGTACAAAGCAGAAGCAGAACGTGGAACGTTTTTAATTCTTTCAGGCTGTTTTAGCTGATGAATATGGGGAAGAAAAGGGGATTTAAATGATCGTTATTTAATAAGAAAGATACTTCGTGTACCATTACAACAATTTCCAGAAGTATAACAACAAGACAAGCTGAGGAAACCTAGCCGTTAGAGTTTTTGAGCTGAGGTGGTAGCAGAAGTGGTCGAGATTAcgaggaaagaaggaaagggaAATGGGGAATTTCTCCATTGGCAATTGTGTGCGCACCACGAATCAGATTCCCTGGTCTCACCTCTGCCAACGCGTCCATCTCCTCTTTGCCAAACCAGTCGGGCTCGTACATGTCGGCCAGACAGTCCTGCAGCCGCCGTGACGCATCGTGCagagctgaaaaacacaaacagacacacaataacacacaaggGGACGTTTACCATATCTGCTGTGTGTGGCTTGAACGATCTATACCGAAAGGTTAAAATATAAGATCCCAAACACACTTACTTTTCACTGCTGTCACATAGGTTTTCAGGTCTTTCTGCAGTTTGGAGCCTTCTACCTAAAAGAACAAACAGTGAGTGAAGAAAAGGAGTTTGAGAGTTATGGAATAAATTTAAAGAGATGGATCAAGTCTTGGAAAAATCCTACTTTTGCACATCAACAAAAATTATCTAAAAATGCTGTTTCCGCCATCAAATCACTAAATATTCTCGACTCAATTAAAGATTTGGAAAACCGGAACTGGTGAAGGTGGACGACGGCTGCTGACCATCTGCTTGTTGAAGTTTGCCACCATCTCCTCAAAGGCAGCATCTCGGGTCTCGTCCGCTTTGCCGAGCTTCTGCAGGACCTGCAGAGGGAGACGAGAGCAAAGCACGAAGATTTGAATCCATTTTTCTGCCGCGTATCGGTGCTTCTTTGTTCAGATCTATAAGTGGAAACATGTATGTGGGGTCTATTTTCAGGCCGCCTGTCGAAGCCATGTGTTCCCCCCCGTGTCTGTGCTTCACACCAGCTGTGTGAACGTCAGGATGTGGAGGCGAAAAATGTCAAAGGCCCTGCTGACATGTATGACAGGGAAAAACAGTCTAAGTTTTACAATGAAATACTTTGAAGAAACTTTTTAAAGTCACTGCCACAtgttaaacatgaaatatgttcCTGGCTGCACA from Hippoglossus stenolepis isolate QCI-W04-F060 chromosome 24, HSTE1.2, whole genome shotgun sequence encodes the following:
- the bin1b gene encoding myc box-dependent-interacting protein 1b isoform X8; this translates as MAEMGKGVTAGKLAINVQKRLTRAQEKVLQKLGKADETRDAAFEEMVANFNKQMVEGSKLQKDLKTYVTAVKTLHDASRRLQDCLADMYEPDWFGKEEMDALAEEMIEKEMDNNLEDTDTLWLDYHQSITDKSVTSMDTYLTQFPDIKARIAKRDRKMVDFDSARHHFASLQKGKKKDEAKIAKAEEDLGRAQKIFEELNVELQDELPALWDSRVGVYVNTFQGLAGHQEKFHKDMSKLSQNLNDIMTKLEEQRQLKKDGTAAAKTEDGAKSEEADISESASSAPKRPGPPPSRPPPRPSLSPDPAQHQVSLFDDEASVPDSNADSATTTTTTQQCEPWSGVSLLDWDVEVLQPVTSPASKTPSWDSWQEQPTAEKEQPAAEQEQPTAKQEQPPAKQEPQPDGDQFPAEAHGGWDHNEAAAQSCTQPSWVDAEAAQGSWNADQGSAAQPYTEPNWDDAGANVGQGGWGDAGEQSAVTNGSDGELPPGFIYKVKAIHDYDATDGDELELKMGDIVLVMGFDNPDEQDDGWLMGVKESKWLQEKDATAKGVFPENFTQKF
- the bin1b gene encoding myc box-dependent-interacting protein 1b isoform X9, translating into MAEMGKGVTAGKLAINVQKRLTRAQEKVLQKLGKADETRDAAFEEMVANFNKQMVEGSKLQKDLKTYVTAVKTLHDASRRLQDCLADMYEPDWFGKEEMDALAEDTDTLWLDYHQSITDKSVTSMDTYLTQFPDIKARIAKRDRKMVDFDSARHHFASLQKGKKKDEAKIAKAEEDLGRAQKIFEELNVELQDELPALWDSRVGVYVNTFQGLAGHQEKFHKDMSKLSQNLNDIMTKLEEQRQLKKDGTAAAKTEDGAKSEEADISESASSAPKAVQRPGPPPSRPPPRPSLSPDPAQHQVSLFDDEASVPDSNADSATTTTTTQQCEPWSGVSLLDWDVEVLQPVTSPASKTPSWDSWQEQPTAEKEQPAAEQEQPTAKQEQPPAKQEPQPDGDQFPAEAHGGWDHNEAAAQSCTQPSWVDAEAAQGSWNADQGSAAQPYTEPNWDDAGANVGQGGWGDAGEQSAVTNGSDGELPPGFIYKVKAIHDYDATDGDELELKMGDIVLVMGFDNPDEQDDGWLMGVKESKWLQEKDATAKGVFPENFTQKF
- the bin1b gene encoding myc box-dependent-interacting protein 1b isoform X4, whose product is MAEMGKGVTAGKLAINVQKRLTRAQEKVLQKLGKADETRDAAFEEMVANFNKQMVEGSKLQKDLKTYVTAVKTLHDASRRLQDCLADMYEPDWFGKEEMDALAEEMIEKEMDNNLEDTDTLWLDYHQSITDKSVTSMDTYLTQFPDIKARIAKRDRKMVDFDSARHHFASLQKGKKKDEAKIAKQAALLEMAAPSWAQGLISAHQVAQTNLSFNQAEEDLGRAQKIFEELNVELQDELPALWDSRVGVYVNTFQGLAGHQEKFHKDMSKLSQNLNDIMTKLEEQRQLNEEADISESASSAPKAVQRPGPPPSRPPPRPSLSPDPAQHQVSLFDDEASVPDSNADSATTTTTTQQCEPWSGVSLLDWDVEVLQPVTSPASKTPSWDSWQEQPTAEKEQPAAEQEQPTAKQEQPPAKQEPQPDGDQFPAEAHGGWDHNEAAAQSCTQPSWVDAEAAQGSWNADQGSAAQPYTEPNWDDAGANVGQGGWGDAGEQSAVTNGSDGELPPGFIYKVKAIHDYDATDGDELELKMGDIVLVMGFDNPDEQDDGWLMGVKESKWLQEKDATAKGVFPENFTQKF
- the bin1b gene encoding myc box-dependent-interacting protein 1b isoform X2; translation: MAEMGKGVTAGKLAINVQKRLTRAQEKVLQKLGKADETRDAAFEEMVANFNKQMVEGSKLQKDLKTYVTAVKTLHDASRRLQDCLADMYEPDWFGKEEMDALAEEMIEKEMDNNLEDTDTLWLDYHQSITDKSVTSMDTYLTQFPDIKARIAKRDRKMVDFDSARHHFASLQKGKKKDEAKIAKQAALLEMAAPSWAQGLISAHQVAQTNLSFNQAEEDLGRAQKIFEELNVELQDELPALWDSRVGVYVNTFQGLAGHQEKFHKDMSKLSQNLNDIMTKLEEQRQLKKDGTAAAKTEDGAKSEEADISESASSAPKRPGPPPSRPPPRPSLSPDPAQHQVSLFDDEASVPDSNADSATTTTTTQQCEPWSGVSLLDWDVEVLQPVTSPASKTPSWDSWQEQPTAEKEQPAAEQEQPTAKQEQPPAKQEPQPDGDQFPAEAHGGWDHNEAAAQSCTQPSWVDAEAAQGSWNADQGSAAQPYTEPNWDDAGANVGQGGWGDAGEQSAVTNGSDGELPPGFIYKVKAIHDYDATDGDELELKMGDIVLVMGFDNPDEQDDGWLMGVKESKWLQEKDATAKGVFPENFTQKF
- the bin1b gene encoding myc box-dependent-interacting protein 1b isoform X7, which produces MAEMGKGVTAGKLAINVQKRLTRAQEKVLQKLGKADETRDAAFEEMVANFNKQMVEGSKLQKDLKTYVTAVKTLHDASRRLQDCLADMYEPDWFGKEEMDALAEEMIEKEMDNNLEDTDTLWLDYHQSITDKSVTSMDTYLTQFPDIKARIAKRDRKMVDFDSARHHFASLQKGKKKDEAKIAKAEEDLGRAQKIFEELNVELQDELPALWDSRVGVYVNTFQGLAGHQEKFHKDMSKLSQNLNDIMTKLEEQRQLKKDGTAAAKTEDGAKSEEADISESASSAPKAVQRPGPPPSRPPPRPSLSPDPAQHQVSLFDDEASVPDSNADSATTTTTTQQCEPWSGVSLLDWDVEVLQPVTSPASKTPSWDSWQEQPTAEKEQPAAEQEQPTAKQEQPPAKQEPQPDGDQFPAEAHGGWDHNEAAAQSCTQPSWVDAEAAQGSWNADQGSAAQPYTEPNWDDAGANVGQGGWGDAGEQSAVTNGSDGELPPGFIYKVKAIHDYDATDGDELELKMGDIVLVMGFDNPDEQDDGWLMGVKESKWLQEKDATAKGVFPENFTQKF
- the bin1b gene encoding myc box-dependent-interacting protein 1b isoform X5 — encoded protein: MAEMGKGVTAGKLAINVQKRLTRAQEKVLQKLGKADETRDAAFEEMVANFNKQMVEGSKLQKDLKTYVTAVKTLHDASRRLQDCLADMYEPDWFGKEEMDALAEEMIEKEMDNNLEDTDTLWLDYHQSITDKSVTSMDTYLTQFPDIKARIAKRDRKMVDFDSARHHFASLQKGKKKDEAKIAKQAALLEMAAPSWAQGLISAHQVAQTNLSFNQAEEDLGRAQKIFEELNVELQDELPALWDSRVGVYVNTFQGLAGHQEKFHKDMSKLSQNLNDIMTKLEEQRQLNEEADISESASSAPKRPGPPPSRPPPRPSLSPDPAQHQVSLFDDEASVPDSNADSATTTTTTQQCEPWSGVSLLDWDVEVLQPVTSPASKTPSWDSWQEQPTAEKEQPAAEQEQPTAKQEQPPAKQEPQPDGDQFPAEAHGGWDHNEAAAQSCTQPSWVDAEAAQGSWNADQGSAAQPYTEPNWDDAGANVGQGGWGDAGEQSAVTNGSDGELPPGFIYKVKAIHDYDATDGDELELKMGDIVLVMGFDNPDEQDDGWLMGVKESKWLQEKDATAKGVFPENFTQKF
- the bin1b gene encoding myc box-dependent-interacting protein 1b isoform X1, with the translated sequence MAEMGKGVTAGKLAINVQKRLTRAQEKVLQKLGKADETRDAAFEEMVANFNKQMVEGSKLQKDLKTYVTAVKTLHDASRRLQDCLADMYEPDWFGKEEMDALAEEMIEKEMDNNLEDTDTLWLDYHQSITDKSVTSMDTYLTQFPDIKARIAKRDRKMVDFDSARHHFASLQKGKKKDEAKIAKQAALLEMAAPSWAQGLISAHQVAQTNLSFNQAEEDLGRAQKIFEELNVELQDELPALWDSRVGVYVNTFQGLAGHQEKFHKDMSKLSQNLNDIMTKLEEQRQLKKDGTAAAKTEDGAKSEEADISESASSAPKAVQRPGPPPSRPPPRPSLSPDPAQHQVSLFDDEASVPDSNADSATTTTTTQQCEPWSGVSLLDWDVEVLQPVTSPASKTPSWDSWQEQPTAEKEQPAAEQEQPTAKQEQPPAKQEPQPDGDQFPAEAHGGWDHNEAAAQSCTQPSWVDAEAAQGSWNADQGSAAQPYTEPNWDDAGANVGQGGWGDAGEQSAVTNGSDGELPPGFIYKVKAIHDYDATDGDELELKMGDIVLVMGFDNPDEQDDGWLMGVKESKWLQEKDATAKGVFPENFTQKF
- the bin1b gene encoding myc box-dependent-interacting protein 1b isoform X6, translated to MAEMGKGVTAGKLAINVQKRLTRAQEKVLQKLGKADETRDAAFEEMVANFNKQMVEGSKLQKDLKTYVTAVKTLHDASRRLQDCLADMYEPDWFGKEEMDALAEEMIEKEMDNNLEDTDTLWLDYHQSITDKSVTSMDTYLTQFPDIKARIAKRDRKMVDFDSARHHFASLQKGKKKDEAKIAKQAALLEMAAPSWAQGLISAHQVAQTNLSFNQAEEDLGRAQKIFEELNVELQDELPALWDSRVGVYVNTFQGLAGHQEKFHKDMSKLSQNLNDIMTKLEEQRQLKKDGTAAAKTEDGAKSEEADISESASSAPKAVQRPGPPPSRPPPRPSLSPDPAQHQVSLFDDEASVPDSNADSATTTTTTQQTPSWDSWQEQPTAEKEQPAAEQEQPTAKQEQPPAKQEPQPDGDQFPAEAHGGWDHNEAAAQSCTQPSWVDAEAAQGSWNADQGSAAQPYTEPNWDDAGANVGQGGWGDAGEQSAVTNGSDGELPPGFIYKVKAIHDYDATDGDELELKMGDIVLVMGFDNPDEQDDGWLMGVKESKWLQEKDATAKGVFPENFTQKF
- the bin1b gene encoding myc box-dependent-interacting protein 1b isoform X3: MAEMGKGVTAGKLAINVQKRLTRAQEKVLQKLGKADETRDAAFEEMVANFNKQMVEGSKLQKDLKTYVTAVKTLHDASRRLQDCLADMYEPDWFGKEEMDALAEDTDTLWLDYHQSITDKSVTSMDTYLTQFPDIKARIAKRDRKMVDFDSARHHFASLQKGKKKDEAKIAKQAALLEMAAPSWAQGLISAHQVAQTNLSFNQAEEDLGRAQKIFEELNVELQDELPALWDSRVGVYVNTFQGLAGHQEKFHKDMSKLSQNLNDIMTKLEEQRQLKKDGTAAAKTEDGAKSEEADISESASSAPKAVQRPGPPPSRPPPRPSLSPDPAQHQVSLFDDEASVPDSNADSATTTTTTQQCEPWSGVSLLDWDVEVLQPVTSPASKTPSWDSWQEQPTAEKEQPAAEQEQPTAKQEQPPAKQEPQPDGDQFPAEAHGGWDHNEAAAQSCTQPSWVDAEAAQGSWNADQGSAAQPYTEPNWDDAGANVGQGGWGDAGEQSAVTNGSDGELPPGFIYKVKAIHDYDATDGDELELKMGDIVLVMGFDNPDEQDDGWLMGVKESKWLQEKDATAKGVFPENFTQKF